TTTTTCCAATCGTTTTTGCCGATAAATAAGAACCCTCTTCGATCCAGTCGATGAGTTGTTGTTTTTTGGTAACTTGAAACTCAAAATCTAAAAATGCATCACCAATAATCATTGGTATCAATATAAAGGTCTCAACTCCGGTTTCAGCCAATAATTTTAGATAAAGCATCAAGGTATGATTAAGGGTTTCAGCTTCATTTTGATCTAACAAGGGATATTTTTTCAGGAGTTGATTGACGGTAAGATCCCCGGCAATTTTACACAACGCTTCAAACTCCTTGGCTTTGACAACATAATAATTTTGTCGTACGGTATAACCGCACAACTGCGCAATGACATCAACTTCATGTGACGATACAAATAGTTTTTTGACTTGTCGCTTTCTAATGTTTTCAACAATATCCTGTGTATTGATCGAAATAAACTCCATCAAGAGGGTTTCAAACCGCTCTGAATTTTCTTCGATCGATTTTAAAATTTCCTTCATTTTAAGATAACCCAGTTCGGCGGTCTGATGATAATCAATAATACCATTTTTCAAAAGTGCTACCGATACATTGCCACTGGAAATCGAAGCCAACATTTGATCTTCTTTCGTTTCTCCGGTGATATTAAATTCTGAATCACATTTTAAGATCATATGCCGATAGATGAGATGGGTTTCTTCTTCTTTATCCAGTATCTCAACCTCATAACCACCGGTATTTATTTTAATCTGCTCAAGAATATAAAGCCGGTTGCGCGCCTCTCGCAAAGCCGTTGTTCCAAAAATTTTTATTGATTCTACCGCATAGGTTTTAGACATTTCTATATATTCATTAATTGTCTGACAAAGTGCGTAAACAGATTTAAAGCTAATCTCACCTTTAGTAAAACTTTGGTTTCCAAAATTTATCGGAAACATCGCCCGATCTAATATTTTAATGCATCCTTTGCCGCGTTGTCCGACGATAAACTCACACCGAATTGATCCAATATAAATAACTGAAAATCGCTTAATCATAAAAGTCACCTCATATTCTTTTTTATATTCTATCACAATTTCGATAAATTTCATGTTAAAACTCCGTGAAAATAGCGTTTTTTATTAAAATGCCCGCAATAAAGCCGGCACATAATGCCGGCTTTATCGTTATCTTATCTTGGAGAATATAAAGAATATTTAATTAACCCAGTAATCCTTTACGGTGAGCTTTAATATAACCGCCGCAATAACTATCCTGGCCATGTAATGCCGTTGATGCAACAATATCAGCCATCATGCTGGAATTTGCAGGATC
This is a stretch of genomic DNA from Acetobacterium woodii DSM 1030. It encodes these proteins:
- a CDS encoding Ppx/GppA phosphatase family protein, whose product is MKFIEIVIEYKKEYEVTFMIKRFSVIYIGSIRCEFIVGQRGKGCIKILDRAMFPINFGNQSFTKGEISFKSVYALCQTINEYIEMSKTYAVESIKIFGTTALREARNRLYILEQIKINTGGYEVEILDKEEETHLIYRHMILKCDSEFNITGETKEDQMLASISSGNVSVALLKNGIIDYHQTAELGYLKMKEILKSIEENSERFETLLMEFISINTQDIVENIRKRQVKKLFVSSHEVDVIAQLCGYTVRQNYYVVKAKEFEALCKIAGDLTVNQLLKKYPLLDQNEAETLNHTLMLYLKLLAETGVETFILIPMIIGDAFLDFEFQVTKKQQLIDWIEEGSYLSAKTIGKKYHTSQKHSEFVEKICLKIFDSLKKYHQLEKRERQLLSMLCYLMEVGSFIDHKNYWVQSHYIIETTDIIGVTQAEKAVMGKVAEAVKTNFIIADEIIHSNDEKEQLLVAKLTAILKLGIALDKSYQQKIQNIQCHVKDEKLIISLTTGKNFQLEEYFFKASRNTMEKVYGIKPILKIKRVES